The genomic DNA AGCACATATGGTGGACGTCGGCGGCAAGCAGAGCACTAAACGCATTGCAATCGCCACTTCCCGCGTTCGGTTCAGTAATGATGAGCCATTGCGTCTCATTGCAGAGAACAATAACAAGAAGGGCGACGTTCTCAGTGTGGCTCGCATTGCAGGAATTATGGCTGCGAAGCGTACTTCTGATATCATTCCGTTGTGTCATCCTATTGGAATAACCAAAGTGGAGGTTGAGCTACTGCCCGAAAGGAGCAGGAAGCTTGTCAAAGGCAGGCTTGGGCGGCGGCTGCCCGGGACTCCCTACGGTTCGGTCATCATTCAAGCACGAGTCGACTGCTATGGAACTACTGGTGTTGAGATGGAAGCTCTCACAGCTGCTGCCGCAGCCGCACTCACAGTCTACGATATGTGCAAAGCGGTGGACAAGGAAATGCAAATCTTGGGGACCATTGTAGTGTACAAAAGTGGTGGTAAGAGTGGCCTTTACGTCAATGATATCTGGGCGAAAGCAATGGGCGCCGAATGGTTCATCGAGCGTGGGCTAGAGATCCCCGTTGCGATAAAAACGATGCTGAATACTCCGAAAACTGAGGGCGAGAGGGAGGAGCAACAAGATGAGCTGGGTGACGGGGGCAATCGGAAATCTGcgaaagaaggcgaaggtcATGAGTCCGAGCCGCCACTTCACATTAGCGACAGGGGTAGCATGCCGCGCATCAAGAAGTTCTTGTCTATCAAGCGATAGGAGGCATGCATCTATTGGATGCTCTTATCGCCAGAGAGAATCAAAAGACAGCGACATTGTACATtgttctacttatagcgtaCGTGGCAAGAAGTTGCGGTGGAGTGTAGCTAATGTCTGAGAAACAGCAGACGTGCTGTACAGCCTCATGTCTTGTGCTGTACAGCCTCATGTCTTAAGTTGTTGCCTCATTCCGTACAAGTCCAGTAGACATGCTGGAGGAACGTCGAGAGCACACCTTTATGATTCAATTGAGGCGCCTCTTTTCTTTCTGCTCTTGTTCTGCCTTCTGCGTTTGTTCCGACGTGCAAGTTTCGTCTTGCCATTGGAATCCGTAGCTCGAACGCTTCGGTCTTGATGTCCAATACTCTTCCCTTTGCGTAGCTTGACTTGAGAGttgagcagctgctgcctgCCTGACAGTTCCATCTTCGGGACAAGTGCCGTGAGCTGCTTTTTGGAAATTCTACCTTTTGCTGTCCTGTCTTGTGTATGCTGTCCACGAAACTTCTTTGCGACCGATGAAGTTTTGAGAATGCCTTTGCTCTTGAACGGGCTCAGCGCTTGAACCGGTACTAATTCCTCTCTCAGCTTCGTCTTGATTGCGATTTGGCCGAGAGGGTTTTGCGAGATTCTTGGTGGCTTTCGCTGTTTTACCTTCACCTCGATTTTACCGAATGGCTTTTGCGAGATTCGCGATAGCTCTTGCTGATTCTTTGATTTCTTGATgtgaggatggagaggaggCTCAGCCACCAGCATCGAtttgctcttctccagctcgagctgctctGGTCGTCTACACTGCACGTCTTTCCCAATTGATACCAGTCGTCCAACCCCCTTGCGGTTGCCATCAATCTTGGCTTCGAAGTGCTTGTCATCCTCGCTGGTACCAAGCTCAGAATCCACATCGCCGTCGTACTCGTTGGATCGCAGCCATTGCGTGCCTGCTTCGCGTGCTGTGAGAATTTGATCGCGCTGTTGATCGGGCTCCAGTTCTGGCGGCATCCTCTCAATCACTGAATCTCCGTCTCCGCCTTCGATTAGATCCTCTCCGATCCACGTTTCGTGACTCTCGTGACCGGCTTGATGATCGCCGTCTTCCAGCTTGGAGTACTCTTCGATGGCCGCAGCCAGAATGCCGTCAATTTCAATAGCTGGTTGGTCCGCAGGTGCGTCTTCTTCAAGTGACTCTTTCTGCATGACCTGCTTGCATTCGTCCCATCGCCGTTTCATTTCCTTCACGGAAGGCGCGATTGTTGCTGCAGCTTTAGCGCCATTTTCACATGCCGTTCGCTTCACTTTGGCCTCAGCTGCACCTGCGTCGTCCAAGTCAGAGCTTTCATCGCCAGAACTGATTACAATGATCTCAACTGCTTGCTCGGTCTGCTTTACTGGTGACACGAAGCTCTGCGCTTTGTCCGAGTGGCCAGCGACTGTGTTGTCTTCTACTTCACAACTCGATGAGCTGTCAGAGCTGGAATTACTGTCATTGTCTAGCCACTTCATGAGCCGAGCAGCACTCGACGCTGTACACTCCATTTTCTGCTATTGTCTGTGGTAAGAACGACATGCTCAACTGAGCTCGAAAGAGTGATCGAGTAGGAGATTGCACATGCAAGGTTGTGAAGCTCCCCATGCATGGTGCAGGGTtgtaaaagaaaagagatgTAAAGCATACTGATGTTAAAAGGCGCGTAGGAATCTGCAGTCTCTTTGTGCATACTGACAGATTCTACTCGCTCAGTGCAGAGTCAACAGACTGCACTACCGTTCGTAAAGTCATGCGCTCAATATCTGTTGAGCGTAGCGCAACATGCGCATCGGCAAGCTGAGCAGTGCCATCTACTCTTCCATCTTGGTATCTGCGCCACCTTCGACGACTTCCGCGGCTTCAGCAACCTGGACCGCGTTGTCCGCAAAGAAACCCTCCTTGACAACGGAAGCCATGAGGCCCATCTTCTCCTCACTGGCAATCTTCTCAGCTGCCTTGACCAACTTTGCCATCTGCTCATCCCCCTTGCCCTTCTTAGACGGCGCGAGGGAGGCGTTGAATGTCTTTGTGCCTCCGTGCATCTGCTTGGTCTTTGCAGCCAAATCCGCGATCTGGTTAGTAACATAGTCGTGGTTGGTCTCCAGAGGTGTCGATGAGAGGGTCTGCACCCAATACTTGTTCCAAAGTGCCTCAAGCAGCTTATTGTCGAGAGTCGACTTGAAGTGTGTCACCTCGAGTGGATAGTATCTGTTTGCGTGAGCGCCAAAATCCTGCGCTTTTGCCATGGGTACGGCAGCCATGCCCTCAGCAGAAGACGCCTGACCTTCCGGCTTGTAGCCCTCCGGATATGTTCGAAAAGCTCCGATCTCCACCTTGCCCGAGCTGATCGTCCGGTGCGGATCGATGACGACTGCCAGGAATGGATCGGTATAGGTCTGGTAGTTGAATTGAGTCGTCACGTCGATACCAGAAAGCCAGCAGCCGTACCCAGGATGGCTGTGGTACCATCCCACGGAGTTCTCCTGTTGCCCTGCCGCGCGCGACTTCTCAAGGAAATTGACAATGTACTCGTTTGCCTCATCACCCGCGTTGACCCGCGTTTCTGTCCCTTCTACAGGCAGGCGCATCGCATCTGTGACGATGAACGTCTCGTGCTCGACATAGCCCAGCATCAGGCCCATGACCTCAATGTCGCCTCCTGATCGTGCATGCATGACCATCTTCACCAGGGCCATTGACGATATGCGCACATGTTTGAAGTGATGCGGGTCTGAACGCCATGGCCTCGCTTCattgatcttcttctgctcggccGAGTCGTAATTGTAGAGGGCGTCGCGGGTGGGATCGATGAGCTTGACAGTATTGGCCGTGTCTGCGAAAGCGTCAGTGGGCTGTCGACTTTGGATGTGCACAAGGTCATGGCTTACcaaaggcggcggcggtgctgTCCATGGTGCAGCAAGGTCAGAAAGAGCAGCGAACTGACAAGAGAAGAGCAGAAAGCGGCCACTACTGGGCGCAGATGGTCATACTTGGCCTGCGATCAAGTGTCTAAGCGGATTTGTAGCTGTGGTCGATGTTCTGCGCCTTCGTTTGCTGCTGAGCGGGACGTGCCACACTTCCGCAGCCGAGTAATACACCGGCGAGCGTTTTGTATCAATTGGTGCGGGCAGGACTGATCAGCGGAGATGAtggatggcgaagatgatgatacAGCGATAGCGACGCCCAGGTGGGGACTTGTCAAGCTGTAAAGCAGCTTTGTGCTCGGGCCACTGCTCCGCGTCTAAGGCGCGCTTCCTCGATCGCGTCACTGACACGCTCTCGTGTTCTCTCCCACTCACCATTCCCATCCCATCACCACACCCTCGAAATGCCTGGCGTCCTCACTCAGTCGCCGGCCAAGGTTCCGAGCAAGCGTGTGTTGCAGGACAGCACAGCTCTTCGTCGCAACCAGCAAGTTTCACCGAATAAGAAACGCAAGCTCGAGGATGCAAAGCCCCAGTTCAAGCGTCCGGGACCAAGAGGAAAGAATGGCGTCGGATCGAGCCAACCGAAGAGCCAGTTCGAAGAGGAGGTCTTGGAGAAACTGACACAAGATATCGATGCTCTGAAGCACAACAATGCCGAGAAAGACCAGCAATGGGCACGGCCCAGTCTCGATGACTTCAATGAGAAGAGCGACACTTTGACCTTCCAGAATATTGATGTTGAGGAAGGCACGCTGCATGGAGGCAAGACAACTGTCAAACTATTTGGCGTAACAGAAGAGGGTCACTCCGTGCTGCTGCACGTCACTGACTTCCTGCACTACCTCTATGTAGCGGCACCTATCTCATTCACCAAGAATGACTGCGAGCCGTTCAAGGTCTTCCTGGAGTCGACATTGGCACAACATTCTGCTGCCATCCACTCGGTGCAGATGGTGCTAAGAGAAAACATGTTTGGATTTCAAGGCAATACCAAGAGCCCCTACCTCAAGATCACCGTTACAGATCCCAAATACATCAGCAGATTACGAACCGCTATACAAACCGGGAATGCCAATTACAAAGGACTCTGGAAGTCGGCAGAGGGCGGCATTCTGACTTTCGACAACATCCAGTATACATTGCGATTCATGATCGACACATCTGTGGCTGGAATGTCGTGGGTCGGTGTCAACTCTGGCAAATACCATATGATCCCGCAACGGGATCGACAATCACATTGTCAAATCGAAGCATACTGTCATTACCGAGACATCATCGCACACCCAGTCGACGGCGAGTGGTCCAAAATGGCACCTTTGCGAGTGCTCAGTTTCGACATCGAGTGCGCCGGACGAAAGGGCGTCTTCCCAGAGGCAAACGTCGATCCTGTAATACAAATTGCCAACGTAGTGACGAGATATGGTGAAGAAAAGCCATTCGTTCGGAACGTCTTTTGTATGGACACTGTCAGCAGTATCGTGAACACACAGCTCTTCGAATTCGACAACGAAGAGAAAATGTTGATGGCCTGGCGGGATTTCCTGGAAGAGGTCGATCCAGATGTCATCATCGGGTACAATATTGCCAACTTCGACTTTCCTTACCTCCTGGATCGCGCAGCACATCTCAAAGTAGGCCGCTTTCCATTTTGGTCGCGCCTGAAGAATGTCAAGTCGGTAGCAAAAGACACCAATTTCGCGAGTAAGCAGATGGGCAACCGAGATTCGAAAGCCACGAATACGAACGGCAGATTGCAACTTGACTTGCTCCAGCTTGTTCAGAGAGACTACCAGCTTCGAAGCTACACCCTCAACTCAGTATCGGCACATTTTCTCAAGGAACAAAAAGAAGATGTGCACCATACTATGATTACGGAGCTGTACAACGGAACACCGGAATCGAGGCGCAGATTAGCGGTGTACTGTCTGAAGGATGCCTTCTTACCCCAGAGGCTGATGGACAAGTTGATGTG from Cercospora beticola chromosome 3, complete sequence includes the following:
- the RRI1 gene encoding COP9 signalosome catalytic subunit rri1 (MEROPS:MER0122119~BUSCO:EOG09263RDD); this translates as MDSTAAAFDTANTVKLIDPTRDALYNYDSAEQKKINEARPWRSDPHHFKHVRISSMALVKMVMHARSGGDIEVMGLMLGYVEHETFIVTDAMRLPVEGTETRVNAGDEANEYIVNFLEKSRAAGQQENSVGWYHSHPGYGCWLSGIDVTTQFNYQTYTDPFLAVVIDPHRTISSGKVEIGAFRTYPEGYKPEGQASSAEGMAAVPMAKAQDFGAHANRYYPLEVTHFKSTLDNKLLEALWNKYWVQTLSSTPLETNHDYVTNQIADLAAKTKQMHGGTKTFNASLAPSKKGKGDEQMAKLVKAAEKIASEEKMGLMASVVKEGFFADNAVQVAEAAEVVEGGADTKMEE